A window of Diospyros lotus cultivar Yz01 chromosome 14, ASM1463336v1, whole genome shotgun sequence contains these coding sequences:
- the LOC127790076 gene encoding uncharacterized protein LOC127790076: MNEKKKSSKRRAREGRGTPSVFRGKTGSDRTVADRHTKSSTSSACPSQRSSTTMAGVAPFTLSPCPRFRPSSSFSSRLILSTRVFTGTHRRSTFPRIYAFSSNDIKVGSNIEVDGAPWRVLEFLHVKPGKGAAYVRTTLRNYVTGNTVQKTFRAGIKIGEADILKETKQYTYKDGSQFVFMDLNTFEEFRLNESDVGDKTKWMKEGIDCNLLFWKGKVIDFELPITVKLTVVEVDPGLRGDTAQGGSKPATVETGAVVSVPLFIERGEEIMVDARTGQYMSRA; encoded by the exons atgaatgagaaaaagaagtCATCAAAGCGAAGGGCGCGTGAGGGGAGAGGAACACCGTCCGTCTTCCGGGGCAAAACTGGTTCAGATAGAACTGTCGCCGATAGACACACAAAATCTTCGACTTCCTCCGCCTGTCCCAGCCAGCGGAGCTCCACAACCATGGCTGGAGTCGCCCCATTCACGTTGTCCCCGTGCCCTCGCTTCCGCCCATCATCATCGTTTTCATCGAGGCTCATTCTCTCAACGCGAGTCTTTACCGGAACCCACCGCCGCTCCACATTCCCAA GGATATACGCTTTCTCTAGTAATGACATCAAGGTGGGTTCCAACATTGAAGTAGACGGAGCCCCTTGGAGGGTTCTCG AGTTTCTTCACGTGAAGCCTGGTAAAGGAGCTGCGTATGTGAGAACCACATTGCGAAATTATGTTACAGGAAACACAGTTCAGAAAACTTTTCGTGCTGGAATTAAG ATTGGGGAGGCAGATATTCTTAAGGAAACGAAGCAATACACATATAAAGATGGTTCTCAGTTTGTTTTTATGGACCTG AATACATTTGAGGAATTTCGTCTTAATGAGTCAGATGTTGGAGACAAGACAAAGTGGATGAAGGAAGGGATAGATTGCAACTTGCTATTTTGGAAGGGGAAA GTTATTGATTTTGAACTCCCCATCACTGTTAAGTTGACTGTTGTTGAGGTTGATCCTGGACTCAGAGGTGATACAGCACAAG GCGGATCTAAGCCTGCAACAGTAGAAACAGGTGCTGTTGTCAGCGTGCCATTATTCATAGAGAGAGGCGAAGAGATAATGGTGGATGCTAGAACCGGGCAGTACATGAGCCGTGCATGA
- the LOC127790074 gene encoding putative pentatricopeptide repeat-containing protein At1g12700, mitochondrial has translation MPSSAFLASSLLHSSPSFPQPKTLFIISNHIQSQENNLILFAALPTSTVHSSKGQPSNIILSLSQGTHRFCSLKKVEYLNQTTTVSVAEQQSGLAAKEKANLDFAKGNGGVRVRDLVARIRALPTAERTRIVEILVAGGGFETITDFNDMLMALVTADVPELELALKLSSNLSSFGLFPNCWTYSIMIRCYCNTNEPAEAKRILDQLLEGGFLPSVATFTVLISTFCRGGRVQKAMEVLGIMRRYNCEPTIQTYNCLLKGLCYVGQVESASELLVNIKKSSKKLDIYSYTAVMDGLCKVGRSDEACELLDEALEMGLIPNVATFNTLFTGYCKEGRPLEGIGLLGQMKEINCMPDHISYNTLLFGLLKWGQIHAALQIYKEMIDLGFQVDEKNMNTLLRRLCRGSRTEKGLLKDAYDVFEKMKKWEVVIYDFTNDLVIEAFCRGNDADEALSNLCGMVEVGYIPKNGTFNNVIRALCVDGKLEEALSILAMHGGNTIPSRVAFDILVDEFNRQGRRWDACNIYGAALKLGVTPKRKPKGC, from the coding sequence ATGCCTTCCTCCGCCTTTCTGGCTTCCTCGCTTCTTCACTCTTCCCCCTCATTTCCCCAACCCAAGACACTCTTCATCATCAGCAACCACATTCAGTCCCAAGAAAACAACTTAATTCTCTTTGCGGCGCTACCCACTTCTACTGTCCATTCATCGAAGGGCCAACCATCCAACATCATCCTCAGCCTCTCGCAGGGAACACACAGATTCTGCAGCCTAAAAAAGGTTGAATATTTGAATCAAACTACAACCGTATCGGTGGCTGAGCAGCAAAGTGGCTTGGCCGCCAAAGAAAAAGCCAACCTTGATTTCGCTAAGGGGAATGGTGGAGTCCGAGTACGAGATTTGGTTGCAAGAATTAGAGCGTTACCCACTGCGGAAAGAACCAGAATTGTCGAGATCTTGGTGGCTGGTGGTGGGTTTGAAACTATAACTGACTTCAATGATATGCTTATGGCATTGGTGACGGCAGACGTGCCTGAACTTGAACTTGCCTTGAAATTGAGTTCCAATTTGTCGTCTTTTGGGCTGTTTCCGAATTGCTGGACGTATTCCATTATGATCAGGTGTTACTGCAATACAAACGAACCGGCTGAGGCCAAAAGAATCTTAGACCAACTGCTTGAAGGTGGGTTTCTGCCAAGCGTTGCCACATTCACTGTTCTAATCAGTACATTCTGCAGAGGCGGCAGAGTGCAGAAGGCCATGGAGGTTCTGGGAATTATGCGGCGGTATAACTGCGAACCGACAATTCAGACATACAATTGCTTGTTAAAAGGATTGTGTTATGTGGGACAGGTTGAGAGCGCCAGCGAGTTGTTGGTGAATATCAAGAAATCTTCCAAGAAACTTGACATTTATTCCTACACGGCGGTTATGGATGGACTTTGCAAAGTGGGTCGATCAGACGAGGCCTGTGAATTGCTTGATGAAGCTCTGGAGATGGGACTTATCCCCAACGTGGCCACTTTCAATACTCTGTTTACTGGCTACTGCAAGGAGGGCAGGCCACTGGAGGGTATTGGTTTGTTGGgtcaaatgaaagaaataaattgcATGCCTGATCACATCAGCTATAATACCTTGCTGTTTGGTCTGTTGAAGTGGGGTCAAATTCACGCGGCACTGCAGATTTATAAGGAGATGATTGACCTTGGATTTCAAGTGGATGAGAAGAACATGAACACTCTGCTGAGAAGGTTATGCAGGGGATCTAGGACGGAGAAAGGGCTGTTGAAAGATGCCTATGATGTGTtcgagaaaatgaagaaatgggaagttgttatttatgattttacaaatGACCTAGTGATAGAAGCATTCTGCCGCGGAAATGATGCAGACGAGGCTCTGTCCAATTTGTGCGGCATGGTTGAAGTTGGCTACATTCCAAAGAATGGTACCTTTAACAATGTTATTAGGGCACTTTGTGTTGATGGAAAATTGGAGGAGGCACTGTCAATTTTAGCCATGCATGGAGGAAACACAATTCCCAGTAGAGTTgcttttgatattttagttgATGAATTCAATAGGCAGGGCAGGCGGTGGGACGCATGTAACATATATGGTGCAGCATTGAAACTAGGTGTGACTCCAAAAAGAAAGCCCAAAGGATGTTAA